The Brassica rapa cultivar Chiifu-401-42 unplaced genomic scaffold, CAAS_Brap_v3.01 Scaffold0526, whole genome shotgun sequence genome includes the window GCTTGCTCTGGTGCTTCTACTTCAGTAGCTTCCACTTCTCCTTGTTCTGGTAGCTCATTAGGCTCTTCATTACTTGGTTCAGCTCCACCTTgatcaggatgatccgcaaaatcttgattctcatccgactcaattccattccctccctcatgatcaaggtaagatggttcttcagcttcttgtctttcagatgactgattctctgtcgactcctgggacattccaattccaagaccttctagtatctgtctcaagcttgtagctctatctgaaggttgtgaaagatcctccagctctttccaatctttatcttcatagtagctcttctcttcaaagaacttgacatctcttgatacaagaactctccttgactcaggaacaaagcacttgtatcccttctgtgtggttgagtatcctatcatcatagctttgatactctttgcttccagcttgtttctcatctctcccgggataagaacatagcttacacacccaaacactcttaggtgatctaggactggcttgctgttgttgagaacttcataaggagctttatcttccaggatcttggttggaatcctattgattaggtagcaagccgtgatcacagcatcactccagaatctctttggcactctcatctggaacatcattgatctagccacttccataagatgtctgttcttcctctcagccactccattttgttgaggtgtataagggcaactcgtttggtgaagtatcccatgttgagctagatggttcttgaatgcatggccagtatactctccaccattatcagacctgaaaatcttaatcttggcattatactggttagaaacatatgattgaaagtttctaaatgcatctagaaccctatcctttgttttaattagtgttatccaggtgtatttggatttctcatctatgaatgtgacaaagtatttgtaattgtccctagataagcatggagcagtccatacatcagaatgaacaagatcaaagcatttatcatagatagtagtagatctcttgaacacagtcttacaatgttttcccaaaatacaagcttcacactcattatttttaaacatgacacctggtaacattaagcttaaggctctaacatgtggatgtcctagcctagaatgccacaatgcacctctacttaaaacggaactcaacaagcaactagaactagaaatgaaagaaaggtcttcaagtaaataaaggtctcctttggttactccttgcccaatcaacttactgctttcaatatcctgaaatttcacatcattaggactgaaaataacattgcattgaagatcattggtacacctcttaacagataatagattagaagtaaactcaggcatgtacaaagctttagaatccttattaaacagtttcaagtctcctacacctctaataggaattctatcaccatttgcaatcattacatgtccatgagccggttctatgttctttataaggctatcatcacttatcatatgatgtgaagcacctgaatcaataatcaatggttttattccTTGAGCAATATGATTCCTAGGTGATTCTTTTACCAGTTTCAGTTTATCAATGAGATCAAGCAATGTGGATTCATTTCTAGACATCCTATCAGCAGCAAAGGTTGTATATCTATCTGGTTCATTTCCCATTCTATCAAAGTTTCCTAGCAAGCTATCAcaagttctaggcaacacatgAGCAGTATAGGAATAACCAAGGGCTTTACCAGACTCTTTAAGGGCTTTGATCAAGGCATCAATGTCtgacttcttgatcacctcatgatccatgttcttcacagctccttggtggtgagaggttaaggctcttccttcactttcacccgcaagaccagatgagccagctcctgatgcgccagcttcacttgtctctgcagaaaggtgagctcttccctctctctccttgttgaacttggccggcttcaaatgggggtgtaggatccagcactgactcctcttgtgtcccggcttcttgcaatggtcacagtttccactgaacttcctttcctctccacggtaagcagccttgtttgcttggattgcttcagccttgttggacagagccatgtctcctttccctccaaacataccaagtgacccctcttccttctgaatctgcgcacacacttcctccatagatggaagactcggcatcctcaacatgtgcttgatcacatcattgaatGGGGGATCTAGTGTCAACAGCaatccaaacacctgatcctgctccctcctctccatgagtagctcttgatccgcggtgcttggcctcaatgattcaagctcagaccacaaggatctatacttgcccaaatgcttggtgaactcttccccatcttgtaccagtgtgttgatggccttcttaatctcatacacgcggttcagattggtaacgttcccaaatgtcttctggagtacctcccacaggtgttttggagtctcgcagtagctgtaggcctccaagagatgctcttcaagggacccttgtagcactgaaagcaccatcaagtcttcttgaatccacttcttctcggcagcagcaacttgatctcccacaccttcatctccttctccgtctttagccactggcttggttgcatcatccgtgatgtgactccacagccctagcctcccaatggctgtcttcaccagccttgaccacaacaggtagttactaccacccttcaacgcaacaggaactgtaatgaccttgtagtttccctccatcttgctttgttagaaccgaaaagaaagtatgaaagagtatgaactgaagctgaagaacactctaaatctcaataccaaagccaaccttgctctgataccatatgattttagagagttgaacaggtattgagagatttagagaaagattaaagtgagatgagatgatttatgaaatgtagaagagaaacatgatgaactcgtgttattcattaatcaaggcagagtttacaatatataggatcagatacaagggttttagagagactaagcatgtgaggtcaaggataaggttgctttaattcaaaactAATCCAATGAGAGATGTCACACGCTTTTGGCATCTTGGACTCggttccttttgcctttacagcctgttccagcctgtgtgGATAAGGCTcagtcactctatccatccaaacggtcATTTCCCTTAAGGTaaacccctttggccgtttaacCCTTTCACCCGGGTAACTTCCCTCTTggtcgagttatggatcgacccggacagtacggacggtacggccggtacggcgtcttgtacggcctggtcgatccctaaccttccttccctttgcctccacattctcacatcctcaacTCCTTAAGCCATCTCCCCATATATTGAACAACTCATTTTAACAATTAGGACTAAAAATAACATTGCAATCAAGATCAGTAGTGCATCTcttgacagataacaagtttgaagtaaattcaggcatgtagaatGCATTAGACTctttattaaacagtttcaacctaccaatgcctctaataggaattctatctccattagcaatcatgACATGACCTTGGGTAGGTTCTATATCCGTAATCAAcctgttatcactaatcatgtgatgagatgcaccagaatcaatgaTCAAAGGTTTATGTATATCCTTAGCTAGATGACTTCTAGGATGATCATTGTTAATTTTTAAGTTCTCAAGTACTCCTAAGAGTTTATTAGCAATGCTATGTTCAGTTTTACCAATCAAGGGACTCTCTagtatgtctagcaacctatcaGTTCTACTAGACATAGTATGAGCAGCAAAAGAATAACCAAGAGTATTGGGTCTTAGTTTGTTACCAGACTctttaagagctttgatgagtgcatctatGTCTGACTTCCTGATCACCTCATGCTCTAGGTTCTTTCCTCCTGAGTGGTGAGAAGAGAGAGCTCGCCCTTCACTCTCATTCACTTGTGAGGATGTACCAGCCCCGGATGCACTGCCACTGCTTGTCTCGGTGGACATGTGAGCTCTGGCttctctctccttgttgaatttgcttggcttgaggtgagggtgaagtatccagcattggctcttcttatggcctggcttcttgcaatgatcacaattcCCTTCAAAGCGGTCACcatacttccttccatcatTCTTGTAACCCGCCTTGTTTGCTTGCACATCCTCAGCCTGATGAGCCATAggtagctccccctttcctccaaacaagcctagagagccttcctccttttGCAGTTGAGAGCACACCTCCTCCATTGTTGGTAGGCTTGGCGATCTCAGCATGTGCTTTACGACATCCTGGTAGCACACGTCTAAGGTCATCAACAACCCAAACACTTGATCCTGCTCTCTCCTCTCCATGATGATCTCTTGATCACTGGTGCTTGGGCGCAGGTTGTCCAGCTCAGACCAAAGAGCTCTGAACTTCCCAATGTGTGTAGTAAGCTCCACACCACCTTGCATCAAGGAGGTGATGGCTTTCTTCAACTCAAACACACGGTTAAGGTTTGAGACATCTCCAAATGTCTTCTGGAGCGTCTCCCATAGGTGCATAGGTGTCTCACAGAAGATGTAGGCTTCAAGCAAAGGGACTTCAATAGAACTGTGTAGCACGGACAGCACCATCAGATCTTCTTGAACCCATTTCTTCTTCACCTCAGCTTCAGTGAGTACTTTTCCACCCTCAGCTTCCTCATTCCCTTTGGCCACTGGCTCTGGACCATCATCCgtgatgtggttccacaaccctagcctcccaatagCAGTCTTCACCAGCCGAGACCACAACAAGTAGTTTCCTACACCTTTTAAGGCAACCGGAACCGTAACAAGCTTACTGTAGTTTCcttccatcttctctttgcCTCTAGTTACTTCTAGTCTTCAATCTTGTACTTCAGTTGAGCTTCTACCACACCAGATCTTCAAGAACACACGGGACCAAAGAACCAAGGGTAAGACACTTCAACACACTGACAAGACTTCCCGGAAGTATCAAGAACAAACGCAAGAACACAAAGAAGGAATGAGTAAGAATCACACAAAGGAACTAagatctctcaataccaaagccaacctggctctgataccatgagattttagagatttaagaaggtattgagagattaagaaagattaaagagaagtttagtgaaagattcaaacaagtatcatggtttgagagtgattaagagactttgagatttaaactagagagagagtagagagagagtgattcaatctcgttaatcattaatctgatgaggttacaacttatatagtatgagagcttagggtttacaaggtttaaagataagctaaagcatgtgtagtcaaccaggagaggagcgcatatcataaagcatccaatgagcttcttcccgcgtgtgaagcatcttggatctttgactaggatgctgacagtctgtcacagcctggcacagcctgtcagatgcgctcctcaagctctctcaacggtctgatccaagTAGAGCATGGTAGAAGGTAAGAATGATCCGTTTACTCCCCTCTTGGTTAAACGGTCATGGTAACTTCTTCTTTACCTTGTACGGCCTGTCCGTACACTCACATCCctaacttcatcctcaagcctcTAACCTTCTCTAGCTTCATATCACATAGTTGCATCACCTCATTTCAACATACTTcaccctcacctcaagccaagcaaattcaacaaggagagagaaGCCAGAGCTCACATGTCCACCGAGACAAGCAGTGGCAGTGCATCCGGGGCTGGTACATCCTCACAAGTGAATGAGAGTGAAGGGCGAGCTCTCTCTTCTCACCACTCAGGAGGAAAGAACCTAGAGCATGAGGTGATCAGGAAGTCAGACatagatgcactcatcaaagctcttaaagAGTCTGGTAACAAACTAAGACCCAATACTCTTGGTTATTCTTTTGCTGCTCATACTATGTCTAGTAGAACtgataggttgctagacatatTAGAGAGTCCCTTGATTGGTAAAACTGAACATAGCATTGCTAATAAACTCTTAGGAGTACTTGAGAACTTAAAAATTAACAATGATCATCCTAGAAGTCATCTAGCTAAGGATATACATAAACCTTTGAtcattgattctggtgcatctcatcacatgattagtgataacaggTTGATTACGGATATAGAACCTACCCAAGGTCATGTcatgattgctaatggagatagaattcctattagaggcattggtaggttgaaactgtttaataaagAGTCTAATGCattctacatgcctgaatttacttcaaacttgttatctgtcaagagatgcactactgatcttgattgcaattttatttttagtcctaatgatgtgaagtttcaggatattaagagcagtaagttgatcgGACAAGGAGCAACTAAGGGAGACCTTTACATGCTTGAAGATCTCTCCCCTATCTCTAGTTCTTGTTTTTCGTTTAGCTCGGTTTCTTTAAGTAAGGatgctttgtggcatgctaggctaggacatccacatgttagggccttaagcataatgttaccaggtgtcatgtttaaaaataatgattgtgaagcttgtattttgggaaaacattgtaagagtGTGTTTCAAAGATCAGTTACAGTTTATGAGAAGTGTTTTGACTTAatccactctgatgtttggactgcaccttgtttatctagggatagttacaagtattatgtcaccttcattgatgaaaaatctaaatacacctggttaacactcattaaaacaaaggatagagttcttgatgcatttaaaa containing:
- the LOC117130517 gene encoding uncharacterized protein LOC117130517, translated to MERREQDQVFGLLLTLDPPFNDVIKHMLRMPSLPSMEEVCAQIQKEEGSLGMFGGKGDMALSNKAEAIQANKAAYRGEERKFSGNCDHCKKPGHKRSQCWILHPHLKPAKFNKEREGRAHLSAETSEAGASGAGSSGLAGESEGRALTSHHQGAVKNMDHEVIKKSDIDALIKALKESGY
- the LOC117130519 gene encoding uncharacterized protein LOC117130519, which gives rise to MEGNYSKLVTVPVALKGVGNYLLWSRLVKTAIGRLGLWNHITDDGPEPVAKGNEEAEGGKVLTEAEVKKKWVQEDLMVLSVLHSSIEVPLLEAYIFCETPMHLWETLQKTFGDVSNLNRVFELKKAITSLMQGGVELTTHIGKFRALWSELDNLRPSTSDQEIIMERREQDQVFGLLMTLDVCYQDVVKHMLRSPSLPTMEEVCSQLQKEEGSLGLFGGKGELPMAHQAEDVQANKAGYKNDGRNKFNKEREARAHMSTETSSGSASGAGTSSQVNESEGRALSSHHSGGKNLEHEVIRKSDIDALIKALKESGNKLRPNTLGYSFAAHTMSSRTDRLLDILESPLIGKTEHSIANKLLGVLENLKINNDHPRSHLAKDIHKPLIIDSGASHHMISDNRLKLFNKESNAFYMPEFTSNLLSVKRCTTDLDCNVIFSPNC